In Deinococcus maricopensis DSM 21211, one genomic interval encodes:
- a CDS encoding DNA-directed RNA polymerase subunit beta' — protein MKDFSKVRIAIASPAKIREWSFGEVEKPETINYRTLKPEREGLFDERIFGPIKDYECACGKYKRQRYEGKVCERCGVEVTSSKVRRYRMGHIDLATPAAHIWYVKDTPSKIGTLLDLSAAQLEKVLYFSSFLVTKPENAQKDGRPLKRGELLSDEEYRELRYGRQETYTLPNGTEAAIRDGEYVTRGQVLGGNVVSKMDGLAQYRFPRRAELHYREQADASLPIDAAQLIEQESFRAGEILAELTEDVRITAPLAGIAFMHDLGEDSVVVELRDEDDDVMARVYVPHGMNVQIAQGEKLDVGAVIATASSGSRLRVSRDSRLAGVTFPKKGFVKVTAHWERTETYPINPTMHVLVGDGSEVREGQRVIGAIDEEQMVTAERDGTITLHAPASIIVSKAKVYPYQDEPLVINGDRVEPGDDLADGGNIRSEISGRIELDLVRKQVRVIESYDFEAKMGAEAVKELLDDLDLPTLEAELGEQMKDNSRHKRAKARKRLEVARSFIKSGNHPSWMILETVPVMPPDLRPMVQVDGGRFATSDLNDLYRRLINRNNRLRKLMSQGAPDMIIRNEKRMLQEAVDALIDNGRRGSPVTNPGSDRSLRSLTDLLGGKQGRFRQNLLGKRVDYSGRSVIVVGPQLKLHQCGVPKRMALELFKPFLFKLLEEKGEVTNIKQARKMLERYRDTRDSVWDALEEVIEDKVVLLNRAPTLHRLGIQAFEPVLVEGQSIQLHPLVCEAFNADFDGDQMAIHVPLSAQAQAEARIQMLSAHNLLSPANGEPNVKPSRDIILGIFTLTQLRRDTVGAGRNFDNEQAVLDAYDRGEIRLNSPVKIGDREVTPGRLKFTFSNPDEAILAVERGVLDYQDAVRIRVNGVTHDTSAGRVMFRRLVTEALGTRNAHLVDELVDLSTTYEKDGLKDMVIACFKRLGVEATAQLLDALKDSGFKLSTTSGITIGIDDVVIPPAKQDILTEADGKLAEIEQNFDFGFLTEEERYKQVVQLWNDTTDEVKNAVFDNFSKNYPFNPLWIMAQSGARGNPQQIRQLAGMRGLMARPDGSTIEVPIKASFREGLTVLEYFISTHGARKGSADTALRTADSGYLTRKLVDVAHEIVVRDLDCETSEYTVISLGAPDERSGEWRARKGSEIETSIQGRTLSADLEVAGRTIAAGEMLSLEDVKAIIKDARNIGEVYVRTPLNCRVKSGVCQACYGYDLSQAKPVSLGEAVGVVAAESIGEPGTQLTMRTFHTGGVAGGGDITMGLPRVIELFEARKPKSQAVVADRDGVIRIEEDEERYLVRIDAEDEQFSSKTATKISKNLRMIVRDGDHVEAGQPITRGAINPHDLLMYKDTDAAQRYLVEEVQRVYRSQGVKVHDKHIEVIVRQMLRYVEITDGGDTELLEGQTVERWEVDAANEALGDGKTAASWKPVLLGITKSSLTTKSWLSAASFQHTTHVLTEASIKGQVDDLIGLKENVILGKLIPAGTGLASVRTMQVADERTLDKYGLTDADGTRAPRPADAPRPTQPGAGD, from the coding sequence TTGAAAGATTTCAGTAAAGTCCGTATCGCCATCGCCAGCCCCGCGAAAATTCGCGAGTGGAGCTTCGGCGAAGTCGAGAAGCCGGAAACCATCAACTACCGCACCCTCAAGCCCGAACGCGAAGGTCTGTTCGACGAGCGCATCTTCGGGCCGATCAAGGACTACGAGTGCGCGTGCGGCAAGTACAAGCGCCAGCGCTACGAAGGCAAGGTCTGCGAACGCTGCGGCGTCGAAGTGACCAGCAGCAAGGTCCGCCGCTACCGCATGGGCCACATCGACCTCGCGACGCCCGCCGCGCACATCTGGTACGTCAAGGACACCCCGAGCAAAATCGGCACGCTCCTCGACCTCAGCGCCGCGCAGCTGGAGAAGGTGCTGTACTTCAGCAGCTTCCTCGTCACGAAGCCCGAGAACGCCCAGAAGGACGGCCGTCCGCTCAAGCGCGGCGAGCTCCTCAGCGACGAGGAGTACCGCGAGCTGCGCTACGGCCGCCAGGAAACCTACACCCTGCCGAACGGCACCGAAGCGGCCATCCGCGACGGTGAGTACGTCACGCGCGGTCAGGTGCTCGGCGGGAACGTCGTCAGCAAAATGGACGGCCTCGCGCAGTACCGCTTCCCCCGCCGCGCGGAACTCCACTACCGCGAGCAGGCCGACGCGAGCCTCCCCATCGACGCCGCCCAGCTGATCGAGCAGGAAAGCTTCCGTGCCGGTGAGATCCTCGCGGAACTCACCGAGGACGTCCGCATCACCGCGCCGCTCGCCGGCATCGCGTTCATGCATGACCTCGGCGAGGACAGCGTCGTCGTGGAACTCCGCGACGAGGACGACGACGTGATGGCGCGCGTGTACGTGCCGCACGGCATGAACGTGCAGATCGCCCAGGGCGAGAAGCTCGACGTGGGCGCCGTCATCGCGACCGCCAGCAGCGGCAGCCGCCTGCGCGTCAGCCGCGACAGCCGCCTCGCGGGCGTCACGTTCCCCAAGAAGGGCTTCGTGAAGGTCACGGCCCACTGGGAGCGCACGGAAACGTACCCCATCAACCCCACCATGCACGTCCTCGTGGGCGACGGCAGCGAGGTCCGCGAGGGCCAGCGCGTCATCGGCGCGATTGACGAGGAGCAGATGGTCACCGCCGAACGCGACGGCACCATCACGCTGCACGCGCCCGCCAGCATCATCGTCAGCAAGGCGAAGGTCTACCCGTACCAGGACGAGCCGCTCGTCATCAACGGTGACCGCGTCGAGCCGGGCGACGACCTCGCCGACGGCGGCAACATCCGCAGCGAGATCAGCGGCCGCATCGAGCTGGACCTCGTGCGCAAGCAGGTCCGCGTGATCGAGTCGTACGACTTCGAAGCGAAGATGGGCGCCGAAGCCGTCAAGGAACTCCTCGACGACCTCGACCTGCCCACGCTCGAAGCCGAACTCGGCGAGCAGATGAAGGACAACAGCCGCCACAAGCGCGCCAAGGCCCGCAAGCGCCTGGAAGTCGCGCGCAGCTTCATCAAGAGCGGCAACCACCCCTCCTGGATGATCCTGGAGACGGTGCCCGTCATGCCGCCCGACCTGCGCCCCATGGTGCAGGTGGACGGTGGCCGCTTCGCGACCTCCGACCTGAACGACCTGTACCGCCGCCTGATCAACCGCAACAACCGCCTGCGCAAACTCATGAGCCAGGGCGCGCCGGACATGATCATCCGCAACGAAAAGCGCATGCTCCAGGAAGCCGTGGACGCGCTGATCGACAACGGCCGCCGCGGCAGCCCCGTCACCAACCCCGGCTCTGACCGCAGCCTGCGCTCCCTCACCGACCTGCTCGGCGGGAAACAGGGCCGCTTCCGTCAGAACCTGCTCGGGAAGCGCGTCGACTACTCCGGCCGCTCCGTGATCGTCGTCGGTCCGCAGCTCAAACTGCACCAGTGCGGTGTGCCGAAGCGCATGGCGCTCGAACTCTTCAAGCCGTTCCTGTTCAAGCTGCTTGAGGAGAAGGGCGAAGTCACGAACATCAAGCAGGCCCGCAAGATGCTCGAACGCTACCGCGATACCCGCGACAGCGTGTGGGACGCCCTCGAAGAGGTCATCGAGGACAAGGTCGTGCTGCTCAACCGCGCGCCGACCCTCCACCGCCTCGGCATTCAGGCGTTCGAGCCGGTGCTCGTCGAGGGCCAGTCCATCCAGCTGCACCCGCTGGTCTGTGAAGCCTTCAACGCCGACTTCGACGGCGACCAGATGGCCATTCACGTCCCGCTGAGCGCGCAGGCGCAGGCCGAAGCGCGCATCCAGATGCTCAGCGCGCACAACCTGCTGTCCCCCGCGAACGGCGAGCCGAACGTGAAGCCCAGCCGCGACATCATCCTCGGCATCTTCACGCTGACGCAGCTGCGCCGCGACACCGTCGGCGCCGGCCGCAACTTCGACAACGAGCAGGCCGTCCTCGACGCGTACGACCGTGGCGAGATCCGCCTGAACAGCCCCGTGAAGATCGGTGACCGCGAGGTCACGCCGGGCCGCCTGAAGTTCACCTTCAGCAACCCCGACGAAGCGATCCTCGCCGTGGAACGTGGCGTGCTCGACTACCAGGACGCGGTGCGCATCCGCGTGAACGGCGTCACGCACGACACCAGCGCCGGCCGCGTGATGTTCCGCCGCCTCGTCACCGAAGCGCTCGGCACCCGCAACGCCCACCTCGTGGACGAACTGGTGGACCTGAGCACCACGTACGAAAAAGACGGCCTGAAGGACATGGTCATCGCGTGCTTCAAGCGTCTCGGCGTGGAAGCGACCGCGCAGCTGCTCGACGCCCTGAAAGACAGCGGCTTCAAGCTGTCCACCACCTCGGGCATCACCATCGGCATCGACGACGTCGTCATTCCGCCCGCCAAGCAGGACATCCTGACCGAAGCGGACGGCAAACTCGCGGAGATCGAGCAGAACTTCGACTTCGGCTTCCTCACCGAAGAGGAACGTTACAAGCAGGTCGTGCAGCTCTGGAACGACACCACCGACGAAGTCAAGAACGCGGTATTCGACAACTTCAGCAAGAACTACCCCTTCAACCCGCTGTGGATCATGGCGCAGTCCGGCGCGCGTGGTAACCCGCAGCAGATCCGCCAGCTCGCCGGCATGCGCGGCCTGATGGCCCGCCCGGACGGCAGCACCATCGAAGTGCCGATCAAGGCGTCCTTCCGTGAGGGCCTCACGGTGCTGGAGTACTTCATCTCGACGCACGGCGCCCGTAAGGGCAGCGCGGACACCGCGCTGCGCACGGCGGACTCCGGCTACCTCACCCGTAAGCTCGTGGACGTCGCGCACGAAATCGTCGTTCGTGACCTCGACTGCGAAACCAGCGAGTACACCGTGATCTCCCTCGGCGCGCCCGACGAGCGCAGCGGCGAGTGGCGCGCCCGCAAGGGCAGCGAAATCGAGACCAGCATTCAGGGCCGCACCCTGAGCGCCGACCTCGAGGTCGCGGGCCGCACCATCGCGGCGGGCGAAATGCTCAGCCTCGAGGACGTCAAGGCCATCATCAAGGACGCGCGCAACATCGGCGAGGTGTACGTCCGTACGCCGCTGAACTGCCGCGTAAAGAGTGGCGTCTGCCAGGCCTGCTACGGCTACGACCTCAGCCAGGCCAAGCCCGTGTCCCTGGGCGAAGCGGTCGGCGTGGTCGCCGCGGAATCCATCGGCGAGCCGGGCACGCAGCTCACCATGCGTACCTTCCACACCGGCGGTGTGGCGGGCGGCGGCGACATCACCATGGGTCTGCCGCGCGTCATCGAGCTGTTCGAGGCTCGCAAGCCCAAGAGCCAGGCGGTTGTCGCGGACCGTGACGGCGTCATTCGCATCGAAGAGGACGAGGAGCGTTACCTCGTGCGCATCGACGCGGAAGACGAGCAGTTCAGCAGCAAGACCGCGACGAAGATCAGCAAGAACCTGCGCATGATCGTCCGCGACGGCGACCACGTCGAGGCGGGCCAGCCGATCACGCGCGGCGCCATCAACCCGCACGACCTGCTGATGTACAAGGACACGGACGCCGCGCAGCGGTACCTCGTGGAGGAAGTGCAGCGCGTGTACCGCAGCCAGGGCGTGAAGGTGCACGACAAGCACATCGAAGTGATCGTGCGTCAGATGCTCCGCTACGTGGAAATCACCGACGGTGGCGACACCGAACTGCTCGAAGGGCAGACGGTGGAACGCTGGGAAGTCGACGCGGCGAACGAGGCCCTCGGCGACGGCAAGACGGCCGCGTCGTGGAAGCCGGTGCTCCTCGGCATCACCAAGAGCAGCCTCACGACCAAGTCGTGGCTGTCCGCGGCGAGCTTCCAGCACACCACGCACGTCCTCACCGAAGCCAGCATCAAGGGCCAAGTGGACGACCTGATCGGCCTGAAGGAGAACGTCATCCTCGGGAAGCTCATTCCCGCCGGGACGGGCCTCGCCAGCGTCCGCACCATGCAGGTCGCCGACGAGCGCACCCTCGACAAGTACGGCCTCACGGACGCCGACGGGACGCGCGCGCCGCGCCCGGCGGACGCCCCCCGCCCCACGCAACCCGGCGCGGGCGACTGA